A DNA window from uncultured Fibrobacter sp. contains the following coding sequences:
- a CDS encoding GNAT family N-acetyltransferase, whose protein sequence is MDIIRVTKECERAGAYYVRIAAMMRKYQIPLEAEVDAHDGENCHYILALDDIYPVATCRWFEVGDTVDGVAEIGRVVVLPEYRGKHLGQAVVAEAEKWMREAGIRKACISSRMGLEGFYEKMGYRLNANGKAHHDTFECVYMEKVL, encoded by the coding sequence ATGGATATCATCCGCGTTACAAAGGAATGTGAACGGGCGGGAGCCTATTACGTGCGCATCGCCGCAATGATGCGTAAATACCAGATTCCGCTTGAAGCCGAAGTCGATGCGCATGATGGCGAAAACTGCCATTACATTCTTGCTCTGGATGATATTTACCCGGTTGCCACGTGCCGTTGGTTCGAGGTAGGCGATACCGTCGACGGTGTTGCCGAAATCGGACGCGTCGTAGTGCTACCGGAATACCGCGGAAAGCATCTAGGCCAGGCTGTCGTTGCCGAAGCTGAAAAGTGGATGCGCGAGGCAGGAATCAGGAAGGCTTGCATCTCTAGCCGCATGGGCCTTGAAGGCTTCTACGAAAAAATGGGTTACCGTTTAAATGCAAACGGTAAGGCCCATCATGACACGTTTGAGTGCGTGTATATGGAAAAGGTTCTGTGA
- a CDS encoding BatD family protein, which translates to MENDSLNENVMANGAKQSLDVDSSVISAPEIELPSPEQLGISIVSGPEGGMPAVTVGDTFDFPVTVSWSVQGSALLVVPTGSANAKGLTQVGMSQESARSVKDGKEIASITFTYKIVAEDTGALNVPAMRFEIPTQVGRPLDLRSESIAVRVNEPFNPLPIAVGLVVAVCVLLAGLWRAKRRASTRAAVAARNAAQEALREKMLVLKQRVNSADSREWLLELESICKEYVAGKVPELAEGPAGKSAGYAPAEKDSAGKVPEPVEGPAAKKVSAASAVNLDAMVKEGKLEGWEALVEEFAHARYGGGIRDGFENKETWKAAMSLMGLSEDE; encoded by the coding sequence ATGGAAAATGATTCTTTGAATGAAAACGTCATGGCGAACGGAGCGAAGCAATCTCTAGATGTTGATTCCAGCGTTATCTCTGCACCGGAAATTGAGTTGCCGTCGCCCGAGCAACTCGGAATTTCGATTGTCTCCGGGCCGGAGGGCGGAATGCCTGCGGTTACGGTGGGCGATACGTTTGATTTTCCTGTAACGGTCAGCTGGAGTGTTCAGGGGAGTGCGCTTTTGGTGGTGCCGACGGGTTCTGCGAATGCGAAGGGACTTACGCAAGTGGGAATGTCGCAGGAATCGGCGCGTTCCGTAAAGGACGGCAAGGAAATCGCCTCGATTACTTTCACCTACAAGATTGTGGCCGAAGATACGGGGGCGCTGAATGTGCCTGCAATGCGTTTTGAAATTCCGACCCAGGTGGGGCGCCCGCTAGACTTGCGTAGCGAAAGCATCGCGGTGCGTGTAAACGAGCCGTTCAATCCGCTTCCGATTGCGGTGGGGCTTGTGGTTGCCGTATGTGTACTTTTGGCGGGACTGTGGCGTGCAAAGCGCCGAGCCTCGACACGGGCTGCAGTGGCGGCAAGAAATGCCGCTCAAGAGGCGCTGCGCGAAAAAATGCTGGTGCTCAAGCAGCGAGTGAATTCTGCCGACAGTCGCGAATGGCTCCTGGAACTCGAAAGCATTTGCAAGGAATATGTCGCCGGCAAGGTCCCTGAGCTTGCCGAAGGGCCCGCAGGAAAATCCGCTGGATATGCGCCCGCTGAAAAAGATTCCGCCGGCAAGGTCCCTGAGCCTGTCGAAGGGCCTGCCGCAAAGAAAGTATCCGCCGCCTCCGCGGTCAATTTGGACGCTATGGTAAAAGAGGGTAAACTCGAAGGCTGGGAGGCTCTTGTTGAGGAATTCGCCCATGCCCGCTACGGCGGCGGCATACGCGATGGCTTCGAAAACAAGGAAACCTGGAAAGCGGCTATGAGTCTGATGGGTCTATCCGAAGACGAATAG
- a CDS encoding histidine phosphatase family protein, which produces MKFSKNRILPYITAASISVFFACGNDSSSSPNSENVEPVPGSSATVSDSTNTPDNPPLSSESSVETSSETTPVDQSSSAEQADPGIVESSSSIADAPASSTSKFLREPTEEEIAEERIYTANSATADFQDLPTVYKNLDPTDKVAFVIRHAQREKSTGVESQLTEKGIEQSKTLGTYLVSDEDFAYGSTNFVRTRATAQYISEGRGQEFPEPIVLPELVASTFVADEEKFKALMTEAGYIDEAYMYSEWAYDGKYTEAFNDFEKTGVQIITQAILPRMSTEKRVNIFISHDMFLGPFIAYCTNKETKVLRKHAITTENCTDCRWIQYLEGIAIIVKADGTRKYVPVSGNMLNKK; this is translated from the coding sequence ATGAAATTTTCCAAGAACCGAATACTGCCCTACATCACCGCAGCATCTATCTCTGTATTTTTCGCCTGTGGCAACGACAGCAGTTCTTCCCCCAATTCCGAAAACGTAGAACCTGTTCCCGGTTCGTCGGCAACGGTATCCGATTCTACGAACACCCCCGACAATCCGCCGCTTTCCAGCGAAAGCTCCGTAGAGACGTCTTCGGAAACCACGCCGGTCGATCAGTCCAGTTCTGCCGAACAAGCCGACCCAGGCATCGTGGAATCCAGTTCTTCCATAGCCGACGCCCCGGCTAGCAGCACCTCCAAGTTCCTTCGTGAACCCACCGAAGAAGAAATTGCCGAGGAACGCATCTACACCGCAAATTCCGCCACGGCCGATTTCCAGGACCTGCCTACCGTATACAAGAACCTCGACCCAACCGACAAGGTGGCATTTGTCATTCGCCATGCCCAGCGCGAAAAGAGCACCGGCGTCGAATCGCAGCTGACCGAAAAAGGGATAGAACAGTCAAAGACGCTCGGCACCTACCTCGTATCCGATGAAGATTTCGCCTACGGTTCCACCAATTTTGTCCGCACCCGTGCAACCGCACAGTACATTTCGGAAGGCCGCGGTCAGGAATTCCCCGAACCGATCGTTCTCCCGGAACTTGTCGCAAGCACCTTCGTTGCTGACGAAGAAAAGTTCAAGGCACTCATGACCGAAGCAGGCTACATCGACGAAGCCTATATGTATTCGGAATGGGCATACGACGGAAAATACACCGAAGCCTTCAACGATTTTGAAAAGACCGGCGTCCAGATTATTACCCAGGCCATTCTCCCGAGAATGTCCACCGAAAAACGCGTGAACATCTTTATCAGCCATGACATGTTTCTCGGGCCTTTCATCGCTTACTGTACCAACAAAGAAACCAAGGTGTTGCGTAAACACGCTATAACGACCGAAAATTGCACCGACTGCCGCTGGATACAATACCTCGAAGGAATCGCCATTATCGTAAAAGCAGACGGAACCCGTAAATACGTGCCTGTTTCGGGCAACATGTTGAACAAAAAGTAA
- a CDS encoding glycosyl hydrolase family 8, whose amino-acid sequence MKRLIFAGLLAASTISMAAVKFPYPQAQTYPYAKNIVEYVNCAGQNASTELLKHFETYMKDFYEESGDQARIKFDTRSVTVSEGIGYGMILCVYFSNNTKSYQSQFDKLWKYYQSHSRNGIMDWKISGFGGAEGTGGATDAEEDVAFALAMAYHQFGDTKYKTAAATLIANMRQQEFASDGRHKVGNQWDPYLNPSYVSPAAYEIFKELDDASFWSKAISTNYNILLGNRNSSTGIPSGWANMSSPYGPITGNNGYNFAGYDYDAVRAPWRWAWSYAWYGHSQAKDLSEKLASWVNTKPFGQLYINMKTDGTANMQGEPCKSNGCKANGSSIGSLSSVLIIDEKYSDKLRTNYSALMSQQPGYFHSSLRLLTGLLMSGNMVNFADPKLQPSTPQEIVIPDSCNAVIEYHKNSGAYGWNSITAELENESQSGVHIGKVIPQGDHREISRNISGLTPGATYKLSFKAIQTHPTATTANTLLWLTYGLYADALDDTKKYCGAAKKLSYTDELTIECEFTANSAELIYYLSLNLMDNPQVDISGLSLKGPDGKDLIEEQAQGLVSVSAPAGKLSVNVEGRFLQIQLPNADLARVTVMDMQGRVVSNFSMKNAEQVPLNLRQGNYMLRVKQGASNWVRTIRIAE is encoded by the coding sequence ATGAAACGCTTGATTTTTGCAGGCCTTTTGGCCGCCTCGACAATTTCTATGGCTGCGGTAAAGTTCCCTTATCCGCAGGCACAAACTTATCCGTATGCCAAGAACATTGTAGAATACGTGAATTGTGCTGGGCAGAATGCTTCTACGGAATTGTTGAAACATTTTGAAACGTACATGAAAGATTTCTACGAAGAAAGTGGAGATCAGGCCCGTATCAAGTTCGATACCAGAAGCGTGACCGTGTCCGAAGGTATCGGCTATGGCATGATTCTTTGCGTATACTTCAGTAACAACACCAAGAGCTACCAGAGTCAGTTTGACAAGCTCTGGAAATACTACCAGTCCCATTCGCGTAATGGCATCATGGACTGGAAAATCAGTGGCTTTGGTGGCGCTGAGGGTACTGGTGGTGCAACCGATGCCGAAGAAGATGTGGCCTTTGCCTTGGCTATGGCCTACCATCAGTTTGGTGACACTAAGTACAAGACGGCTGCTGCGACTCTGATTGCGAATATGCGTCAGCAGGAATTCGCGAGCGATGGTCGCCATAAGGTGGGTAACCAGTGGGATCCGTATCTGAACCCGAGTTACGTGAGCCCAGCTGCCTATGAAATCTTCAAGGAGCTTGACGATGCAAGCTTCTGGAGCAAGGCTATTTCGACCAACTACAATATCCTCCTTGGAAACCGTAACTCTAGCACGGGTATTCCTTCGGGCTGGGCTAACATGAGTTCGCCTTATGGTCCGATTACGGGTAACAACGGCTACAACTTTGCCGGTTACGACTACGATGCAGTGCGTGCCCCGTGGCGTTGGGCCTGGAGCTATGCCTGGTATGGACACTCCCAGGCGAAGGACTTGTCTGAAAAGCTTGCTAGCTGGGTGAACACTAAGCCCTTTGGCCAGCTTTACATCAACATGAAGACGGATGGAACTGCGAATATGCAGGGAGAACCCTGTAAATCTAACGGTTGTAAGGCCAATGGTTCTTCCATCGGTTCTCTGAGTTCCGTGCTGATTATTGATGAAAAGTACAGTGACAAGCTTCGTACGAACTACAGTGCGTTGATGTCGCAGCAGCCGGGATATTTCCACTCCAGCCTGCGTCTGTTGACCGGTCTTTTGATGTCGGGAAACATGGTGAATTTTGCCGACCCCAAGCTACAGCCTTCTACTCCGCAGGAAATTGTGATTCCGGATTCGTGCAATGCGGTTATTGAATACCACAAGAATTCGGGCGCTTATGGCTGGAATTCCATTACGGCAGAACTTGAAAATGAATCTCAGTCGGGTGTTCACATCGGTAAGGTGATTCCGCAGGGCGACCACCGCGAAATAAGCCGCAACATTAGCGGGCTCACTCCGGGGGCAACCTACAAGCTTTCGTTCAAGGCGATTCAGACGCATCCGACGGCTACAACGGCGAATACGCTCCTTTGGCTCACGTACGGACTTTATGCCGACGCTCTTGACGATACCAAGAAGTATTGCGGTGCCGCGAAAAAGCTGAGCTATACCGATGAACTCACCATCGAATGTGAATTCACCGCGAACAGCGCCGAATTGATCTATTACCTGTCCTTGAACCTGATGGACAATCCGCAGGTTGATATTTCTGGCCTGTCGCTGAAGGGCCCCGACGGTAAGGACCTGATTGAAGAACAGGCACAGGGACTGGTGAGCGTTTCTGCTCCGGCAGGCAAGCTGAGCGTGAACGTTGAAGGTCGTTTCTTGCAGATTCAGCTCCCGAATGCGGATCTTGCCCGTGTGACCGTGATGGACATGCAGGGTAGGGTTGTCTCTAACTTCAGCATGAAGAATGCTGAACAGGTTCCGCTGAACCTGCGCCAGGGCAACTACATGCTCCGCGTGAAGCAGGGCGCAAGCAACTGGGTGCGCACCATTCGCATCGCTGAATAA
- a CDS encoding cellulase family glycosylhydrolase — protein MKKFLSIAMLACAVSFAQAAVDAKPQRLGPVSVYGTLGASGKQIVSLKTGQQVMLRGMSLFWSDATGTPYYNSEVISWAADRLGIDVFRFAMGIHCYNSNGGGCQDGTENAINASNSYFGNPTGKEAQLDNMVKAAIANDIYIIVDWHSHNAENETAKATDFFGRMAAKYKDVPNIIWEVYNEPVGTGADQIASYANTVISAIRNSGSENLALVGTPNWSQMGNGSCGKVNLKNVGYVFHFYAASHPLSQFKSNIESCSGPVFITEWGTTEASGAGSVSSGNTNEWTSYMDSKNIPNCNWSLRHETVGGKKEASAMFSGSTVLNSKSALDAASYTTSGSLVKAYLTKHKNDRNWAELLVAGKNTGSCAFKAVTASELDGSVTGKVSSSCTYTSSDPTVATIEAGTVNIKGPGYAVMTGNDNSQSVVVITAVPSQTFGQTDVVCRIGGGGSCSNYSGQAASTKLEYLMKVSRKTIEGAEINYESDNPDVVSVAKATCSSNECYGDNKNQQVWIATFKSLGTAHIHATAKAIAGFRAIDTTLTFSLKKAEQGLDPKYFGNKTVEKNSTTQMFTLKARGGAIPTYTILPEGYATQQDDKLVAGDKDATIIIKGEVPETEQYEGFVGYITVTIGAGNAETEAQAKKAFGLDGTDYIVPQTRKNLATNAYMRGNQLVVDVKRSGFVNIQVLDVAGRNIARNASRYMSAGTNTVDFSNVPKGLYIVTVKSSSAMKTIRWGNK, from the coding sequence ATGAAGAAATTTCTATCGATAGCAATGCTTGCTTGTGCTGTGTCGTTTGCTCAGGCAGCGGTCGACGCAAAACCTCAGCGACTGGGACCGGTTTCGGTTTATGGTACGTTGGGGGCAAGCGGCAAACAAATTGTAAGCCTGAAAACTGGCCAGCAGGTGATGCTGCGTGGTATGAGCCTTTTCTGGTCCGATGCCACGGGTACGCCGTACTACAATTCCGAAGTGATTAGCTGGGCTGCCGATAGGCTTGGCATCGACGTTTTCCGCTTTGCAATGGGTATCCATTGCTATAACAGTAACGGTGGCGGATGTCAGGATGGTACCGAAAATGCGATTAACGCGTCGAACTCCTATTTTGGCAACCCGACCGGTAAGGAAGCGCAGCTTGACAACATGGTCAAGGCCGCTATCGCCAACGATATCTACATCATTGTGGACTGGCACAGCCATAACGCCGAAAACGAAACGGCAAAGGCGACGGATTTCTTTGGCCGCATGGCGGCGAAGTACAAGGATGTCCCGAACATTATTTGGGAAGTCTATAACGAACCGGTAGGTACCGGAGCTGACCAAATCGCAAGCTATGCTAATACCGTGATTTCTGCCATTAGAAACAGCGGCTCGGAAAACTTGGCGCTGGTCGGTACGCCCAACTGGTCGCAGATGGGCAACGGTAGCTGTGGCAAGGTGAACCTGAAAAACGTTGGTTATGTTTTCCACTTCTATGCGGCATCGCATCCGCTGTCTCAGTTCAAGAGCAATATTGAAAGCTGCAGCGGTCCTGTCTTTATTACGGAATGGGGTACCACCGAAGCAAGCGGTGCGGGGTCTGTCAGTTCTGGCAACACGAACGAATGGACTAGCTACATGGATTCCAAGAACATCCCGAACTGCAACTGGTCCTTGCGCCACGAAACGGTTGGTGGAAAGAAGGAAGCTTCTGCCATGTTCTCCGGTTCCACGGTGCTTAACTCCAAGTCTGCCCTGGATGCTGCCTCTTATACGACTTCTGGAAGCCTCGTGAAGGCTTACTTGACAAAGCACAAGAACGACAGAAATTGGGCTGAATTGCTGGTTGCGGGTAAGAATACAGGCTCCTGCGCCTTTAAGGCCGTGACGGCAAGCGAATTGGATGGCTCGGTCACGGGCAAGGTTAGCTCTTCTTGTACCTATACTTCTAGCGATCCTACAGTTGCAACAATCGAAGCGGGTACCGTTAATATCAAGGGTCCGGGTTACGCCGTGATGACGGGTAACGACAATTCCCAGTCGGTTGTTGTGATTACCGCTGTTCCGAGCCAGACCTTTGGACAGACGGATGTCGTTTGTCGCATTGGCGGTGGCGGAAGTTGCTCGAACTATTCGGGACAGGCTGCTTCTACCAAACTGGAATACCTGATGAAGGTGTCTAGGAAGACGATCGAAGGTGCCGAAATTAATTACGAATCTGACAATCCGGATGTTGTTTCCGTGGCAAAGGCCACTTGCTCCAGCAACGAATGTTATGGCGACAACAAGAATCAGCAGGTCTGGATTGCAACCTTCAAGTCCCTGGGTACGGCCCATATTCATGCAACGGCAAAGGCTATTGCTGGTTTCCGCGCTATCGATACGACGCTTACCTTCTCGCTTAAGAAAGCTGAACAGGGGCTTGATCCGAAATACTTTGGGAATAAGACTGTCGAGAAGAATTCTACAACGCAGATGTTTACGCTCAAGGCTCGTGGTGGGGCTATTCCCACTTACACTATTCTCCCTGAGGGCTATGCCACCCAGCAGGATGACAAACTTGTTGCTGGTGACAAGGATGCGACTATCATTATCAAGGGTGAAGTTCCCGAAACGGAACAGTACGAAGGCTTTGTTGGTTACATTACTGTGACCATTGGGGCTGGCAATGCTGAAACGGAAGCCCAGGCGAAGAAGGCATTTGGTCTTGATGGTACTGACTATATCGTTCCGCAGACCCGCAAGAACCTTGCTACGAACGCCTATATGCGTGGTAACCAGCTTGTGGTGGATGTGAAACGTTCCGGGTTCGTGAACATTCAGGTGCTTGATGTGGCCGGTCGCAATATTGCCCGTAACGCATCTCGCTATATGTCTGCCGGTACGAATACGGTTGACTTCTCCAATGTGCCGAAGGGCCTTTACATTGTAACGGTTAAGAGTTCTTCGGCGATGAAGACCATTCGTTGGGGGAATAAGTAA
- a CDS encoding glycosyl hydrolase family 8 has translation MRFQHFLLAMPLAFGLFACGSDDSSSAASDEPVDLSSASDVPPNPDVPGVSSASEGGDPNPNPDLNSSASGGTPSAVSLAPTANMASAKALYATWKSRWIITLQEEKAGGSTLNYAMYEDDLAKSTLTTTMGSQATTNPARVIWDGGNKNQCALEGLTTWKGGPITAALTNKIGCSVSEGIGYGMLIAYFHDDQELYNQLWAYNIIARGYNISKLMPWELLSFSSTVSTAAALDADLDVAASLILAYRKWGDAHYLEDAKVLLTAIKNKGINPANNLIRPGDTWANKDVYNLSYFSPAALRMFAEVQPEGGWADILNANYLYMKNIQAAGAVPLFPDWSNAAGEPVDPRNGSAANTYMLFDKESVRVPWRIAWDYYWNQSPESSEILTKMADFISTATSNTPASLPKTSYNYSTGALSESQTAGEHYIGAYCLMGLGVNPTWYNACFDYFTASVNAYQAVGYTGTYFKEILTLMYSTLMNGGFVKI, from the coding sequence ATGCGCTTTCAACATTTCCTGTTGGCCATGCCGCTGGCTTTTGGCTTGTTCGCTTGCGGAAGTGACGATTCTTCTTCCGCAGCTTCGGATGAACCGGTAGACCTGTCTTCGGCGTCCGATGTTCCGCCCAATCCCGATGTTCCGGGCGTATCTTCTGCTTCGGAAGGTGGCGATCCGAACCCCAATCCGGACCTCAATTCTTCTGCTTCGGGTGGTACTCCTTCGGCAGTGTCCTTGGCTCCTACTGCCAATATGGCTAGTGCAAAGGCTTTGTATGCAACGTGGAAATCCCGCTGGATTATCACCTTGCAAGAAGAAAAGGCCGGTGGTTCTACCCTGAACTACGCCATGTACGAAGATGACCTTGCCAAGAGCACTCTTACAACAACGATGGGTTCCCAGGCGACTACGAACCCTGCGCGTGTGATCTGGGATGGCGGAAACAAGAACCAGTGCGCGCTTGAAGGGTTGACGACCTGGAAGGGCGGTCCCATTACGGCTGCGCTTACGAACAAGATTGGCTGTTCCGTGTCCGAAGGTATTGGCTACGGTATGCTTATTGCCTATTTCCATGACGACCAGGAACTGTACAACCAGCTGTGGGCCTACAACATTATCGCCCGTGGCTACAACATCAGTAAACTGATGCCGTGGGAACTCCTGTCGTTCAGCTCTACGGTTTCGACGGCTGCGGCCCTCGATGCCGACCTTGACGTGGCCGCATCTCTGATTCTGGCCTACAGAAAGTGGGGCGACGCGCATTACCTGGAAGATGCCAAGGTCTTGTTGACGGCTATCAAGAACAAGGGCATTAACCCTGCTAACAACTTGATCCGTCCGGGTGATACCTGGGCGAACAAGGATGTCTATAACTTGAGCTATTTCTCTCCGGCAGCGCTCCGTATGTTTGCGGAAGTGCAACCTGAAGGTGGCTGGGCTGACATCCTCAATGCAAATTACCTCTATATGAAAAACATCCAGGCTGCTGGAGCTGTTCCCCTCTTCCCGGACTGGTCGAATGCGGCTGGTGAACCGGTTGATCCCAGGAATGGTTCTGCTGCAAATACCTACATGCTGTTTGACAAGGAATCGGTCCGTGTGCCGTGGCGTATTGCGTGGGACTACTACTGGAACCAGAGCCCCGAGTCTAGCGAGATTCTGACCAAGATGGCTGACTTCATTTCGACTGCTACTTCGAACACTCCGGCTTCCTTGCCGAAAACGTCTTACAACTATAGCACGGGTGCTCTTTCGGAAAGCCAGACGGCTGGCGAACACTACATTGGTGCGTACTGCCTGATGGGCCTTGGTGTAAATCCGACATGGTACAACGCCTGCTTTGACTACTTCACGGCGTCCGTCAATGCGTACCAGGCCGTGGGCTATACGGGTACCTACTTCAAGGAAATCCTGACGCTCATGTACAGCACCTTGATGAATGGCGGATTTGTTAAAATTTAG
- a CDS encoding T9SS type A sorting domain-containing protein, whose translation MKKKIFATAIASVASLAMAQTVNTSLWFDGSDQQVATGGDCVYDYTDCPTTTMGYWYDYDDRKNDHGGSYAMYPFDTTGYYGSMIAPEIENLGYVVIQFHLEDPTTTGQTAEYPYNFVGFGFNVVNGAKDPLDLTAAGGICATYTSDINVTLEIAEATSGDASCFVTLKASPTPTTVSSKIADFKQPSWVDAKNKLGSCAEAFAAAQSVKFKLDGGASAADGKLRIFEVGPDGTCKGGKSVAATEPSSFSCKADGDGHAACGDAPISIKAAAAAGSVKATLSGRTLSFNGINDGMFEIVSLQGQVVKSGKVASSISLSSLDAGVYMVRVSGKSVHMSQKILVK comes from the coding sequence ATGAAAAAGAAAATCTTTGCAACAGCAATCGCGTCCGTTGCTTCCCTCGCAATGGCACAGACTGTCAATACGTCGCTTTGGTTCGACGGTTCTGACCAGCAGGTCGCCACTGGTGGTGACTGCGTTTACGATTACACCGACTGCCCCACCACCACGATGGGTTACTGGTACGACTACGATGACCGTAAGAACGACCATGGTGGTTCCTATGCCATGTATCCGTTCGACACCACGGGTTACTATGGCTCCATGATCGCTCCGGAAATCGAAAACCTCGGTTACGTTGTGATTCAGTTCCACCTGGAAGACCCGACCACGACCGGTCAGACTGCTGAATATCCGTACAACTTCGTCGGTTTCGGCTTCAATGTTGTGAACGGCGCCAAGGATCCTCTGGACCTCACCGCTGCCGGTGGTATTTGCGCAACCTATACCTCTGACATCAACGTTACCCTCGAAATTGCAGAAGCTACCTCTGGTGACGCATCCTGCTTTGTGACCCTCAAGGCTTCTCCGACTCCGACGACTGTTAGCTCCAAGATTGCTGACTTCAAGCAGCCGAGCTGGGTTGACGCTAAAAACAAGCTTGGTTCCTGTGCTGAAGCCTTCGCTGCCGCTCAGTCTGTGAAGTTCAAGCTCGACGGTGGTGCTTCCGCTGCTGACGGTAAGCTCCGTATCTTCGAAGTTGGTCCTGATGGTACCTGTAAGGGTGGCAAGTCCGTTGCTGCTACCGAACCTTCTTCCTTCTCTTGCAAGGCTGACGGTGATGGTCATGCTGCTTGCGGCGATGCTCCGATCAGCATCAAGGCTGCTGCCGCTGCCGGTAGTGTCAAGGCTACGCTCTCTGGCCGTACCCTTTCGTTCAATGGCATCAACGATGGCATGTTCGAAATCGTGAGCCTCCAGGGCCAGGTTGTGAAGAGCGGCAAGGTCGCTTCTTCCATCAGCCTCTCCAGCCTCGATGCAGGTGTCTACATGGTCCGTGTGTCCGGCAAGTCCGTCCACATGAGCCAGAAGATTCTCGTGAAGTAA
- a CDS encoding glycoside hydrolase family 18 protein, which translates to MKKMFLLAIAALVACAVAAPFRVVGYFPYWAQYSQFYPKDVRYQFVTHIHYSSLAPAEDGSIAFADENDAPQFEELAKSAAENNVSLIASLGGFEVEGNLKAIAEDDSKLSTFCDAASEWVEKYNLAGVELDWQNATAEDAEAISKIVGALKSKLSSKEVSVLAYGNTMDAYSDALNQADYVVVMVGDQMSESESSVKPNLSKQDIEGAVDGLTGKGVSKDKIIPVVPLYGKSFAGASGLGSSHQGIGSGNEGFLSYKELMKKFEAPDYKVSFDESSASEVAVSDAETIVFTGIPSMKAICGMVKDDGMAGVAVYDLSQDHNENIVSLMVTIGLQLRPDVDYSVKKKK; encoded by the coding sequence ATGAAAAAGATGTTTTTGCTTGCCATTGCAGCCCTCGTTGCCTGCGCCGTTGCCGCCCCATTCAGGGTGGTGGGTTACTTCCCTTACTGGGCACAGTATAGCCAGTTCTACCCGAAGGATGTCCGTTACCAGTTCGTGACGCATATCCATTATTCTTCTTTGGCTCCTGCCGAAGATGGCTCGATTGCGTTTGCCGACGAAAACGACGCTCCGCAGTTCGAAGAACTCGCAAAGAGTGCCGCCGAAAACAATGTTTCGCTGATTGCCTCGTTGGGTGGCTTTGAGGTGGAAGGAAACCTGAAGGCTATCGCCGAAGACGATTCCAAGCTTTCGACCTTCTGCGATGCCGCCTCTGAATGGGTCGAAAAGTACAACCTCGCCGGTGTCGAACTCGACTGGCAGAACGCCACCGCCGAAGATGCCGAAGCGATCAGCAAGATCGTGGGCGCCCTCAAGTCCAAGCTTTCTTCCAAGGAAGTTTCGGTACTCGCCTATGGCAATACTATGGATGCCTATTCCGACGCCTTGAACCAGGCGGACTACGTGGTGGTCATGGTGGGCGACCAGATGAGTGAATCTGAATCTTCGGTGAAGCCGAACCTGTCCAAGCAGGATATTGAAGGTGCCGTTGACGGCCTTACCGGCAAGGGTGTCTCCAAGGACAAGATTATTCCGGTCGTTCCCCTTTACGGTAAGTCCTTTGCCGGTGCCTCTGGCCTAGGTTCTTCTCACCAGGGAATCGGTAGCGGAAACGAAGGATTCCTGTCGTACAAGGAACTCATGAAAAAGTTCGAAGCCCCTGACTACAAGGTTTCCTTTGACGAATCTTCTGCATCCGAAGTGGCGGTAAGCGATGCTGAAACGATCGTGTTCACCGGGATTCCCTCGATGAAGGCGATTTGTGGCATGGTAAAGGACGATGGCATGGCGGGAGTCGCCGTTTACGACTTGAGCCAGGACCACAACGAAAACATCGTTTCGCTGATGGTGACGATCGGCTTGCAGCTCCGTCCGGACGTGGATTACTCCGTAAAAAAGAAGAAATAG